In Zea mays cultivar B73 chromosome 7, Zm-B73-REFERENCE-NAM-5.0, whole genome shotgun sequence, the following proteins share a genomic window:
- the LOC100304293 gene encoding uncharacterized protein isoform X3 produces the protein MHGSNSHWLILKPHDGALDMSPRFSYCKPAADREKMFNRRHSLNLPEQLPGHYSRKATERTQKASSKSVADLVGEIAALEQEVIRKELHLLALYRRAFDQYVSESCSFTSEQQVDQEFLKSIDEGALRLRDIKRSAAFDLPTTTISGSEEQEEAPPEAKAGARHSSLVNFLSASISEYVPKISCKLSEDILGCIAAVYCKLSGAEGECCVASPSPSVSSWSTFSPRRRNDSWSPRSRCNNFDSWSPRPCGVEKESGEQSPGVMMVVVPRIRVDADTFEYASKMLETTRSLIQRLEKVDPVKMTHEEQLCFWINIHNALVMHAFLAYGLHDKRMKSTDMILKAAYNVGGQSVNAQTIQNSILGCRQSHRPSLWVRALFTPAKRSAARHPYALQHPEPVAHFALSTGAFSDPPVRLYTAKKIQQQLEAARTEFIRGSVAVRKQALLLPKVLHCYARDAALELRHLVELVCETLSDAQQKQLQLGLRRRAVDKCVEWMPYKSSFRYVVHRDLADD, from the exons ATGCATGGATCGAACTCACACTGGCT CATTCTGAAGCCACatgatggcgcactggacatgtcgCCACGGTTCTCCTACTGCAAGCCT GCCGCCGACAGAGAGAAGATGTTCAACAGAAGACACTCCCTGAATTTACCAGAGCAATTGCCAGGTCATTACTCCAGAAAAGCAACAGAACGGACCCAAAAGGCTAGCTCAAAG TCTGTTGCAGATTTGGTTGGGGAGATCGCAGCGCTCGAGCAGGAAGTCATACGCAAGGAACTGCACCTGCTCGCTCTCTACAGAAGAGCGTTTGATCAATACGTATCTGAATCCTGCAGCTTCACAAGCGAG CAGCAGGTGGACCAAGAATTTCTGAAAAGCATCGACGAGGGCGCGCTACGTCTGAGGGACATAAAGCGCTCCGCGGCGTTCGACCTGCCGACGACGACCATCTCAGGCTCT GAGGAGCAGGAGGAGGCACCACCAGAGGCAAAGGCAGGCGCGAGGCATTCCAGCCTCGTCAACTTCCTGAGCGCCTCCATCTCGGAGTACGTGCCCAAGATCTCGTGCAAGCTGTCGGAGGACATCCTGGGCTGCATCGCCGCCGTCTACTGCAAGCTCTCGGGCGCGGAGGGGGAGTGCTGCGTGGCTTCGCCGAGCCCTTCGGTCTCGTCTTGGAGCACCTTCTCTCCGAGGCGCCGGAACGATAGCTGGAGCCCTCGGTCTCGGTGCAACAACTTCGATAGCTGGAGCCCGCGGCCGTGTGGAGTCGAGAAGGAGAGCGGTGAGCAGAGCCCAGGCGTGATGATGGTCGTCGTTCCGAGGATACGCGTCGACGCTGACACGTTTGAGTACGCGTCGAAGATGCTCGAGACTACCAG GTCTCTGATACAGCGCCTGGAGAAAGTCGACCCGGTGAAGATGACGCACGAGGAGCAGCTCTGCTTTTGGATCAATATCCACAATGCTCTGGTCATGCAT GCTTTTCTGGCCTATGGTCTGCACGACAAGCGCATGAAGAGCACGGACATGATTCTGAAG GCTGCGTATAATGTTGGCGGCCAATCAGTAAATGCGCAGACTATTCAGAACTCGATTCTTGGATGCCGCCAGTCCCACCGTCCATCATTG TGGGTCCGCGCGCTGTTCACGCCGGCGAAAAGATCCGCGGCGAGGCACCCGTATGCGCTCCAGCACCCAGAACCCGTTGCGCATTTCGCGCTGTCGACCGGAGCGTTTTCGGACCCACCT GTGCGGCTGTACACGGCGAAGAAGATACAGCAGCAGCTGGAGGCGGCGCGGACGGAGTTCATCCGGGGCAGCGTGGCGGTGCGGAAGCAGGCGCTGCTGCTGCCCAAGGTGCTGCACTGCTACGCCCGGGACGCCGCGCTGGAGCTGCGGCACCTGGTGGAGCTGGTGTGCGAGACCTTGTCGGACGCGCAGCAGAAGCAGCTGCAGCTCGGCCTCCGGCGGAGGGCCGTCGACAAGTGCGTCGAGTGGATGCCGTACAAGTCGTCCTTCAGATACGTTGTACATAGGGATCTGGCTGACGACTAG
- the LOC542650 gene encoding dihydroflavanoid reductase-like 1 isoform X1, which translates to MVTSSKGKVCVTGASGFVASWLIKRLLESGYHVVGTVRDPAHLWKLPGAKERLQIVRADLLEEGSFDSAVMACEGVFHTASPVLAKPDSTSKEETLVPAVNGTLNVLRSCKKNPFLKRVVLTSSSSAVRIRDDGQSSSNISLDETAWSSVPLCEKMHLWYALAKVFAEKAAWEFAKENGIDLVTVLPSFVIGPSLSHELCVTASDVLGLFQGDTARFSSYGRMGYVHIDDVASSHILVYEAPQAAGRYLCSSVVLDNDELVSSLAKRYPIFPIPRRLNSPYGKQSYQLNTSKLQGLGFKFRGVQEMFDDCVQSLKDQGHLLECPL; encoded by the exons ATGGTGACCTCAAGCAAGGGCAAGGTATGTGTAACCGGGGCCTCAGGCTTTGTTGCCTCTTGGCTTATCAAACGGCTCCTCGAGTCTGGATATCATGTGGTAGGGACTGTCAGGGACCCAG CCCACCTTTGGAAATTACCTGGCGCTAAAGAGAGGCTGCAAATCGTGCGAGCTGATCTGTTGGAAGAAGGGAGCTTCGACAGCGCCGTGATGGCCTGTGAGGGTGTATTCCACACTGCATCCCCCGTCCTCGCTAAACCAGACTCTACTAGCAAG GAGGAAACGCTCGTTCCTGCGGTGAACGGTACTCTGAACGTGCTGAGATCGTGCAAGAAGAACCCCTTCCTGAAAAGGGTCGTCCTTACGTCTTCGTCGTCTGCGGTGAGGATCAGGGACGACGGCCAGTCCAGCAGTAACATCTCGCTGGACGAAACGGCATGGAGCTCCGTGCCACTCTGCGAGAAGATGCAT CTATGGTATGCCCTAGCCAAGGTATTTGCAGAGAAAGCGGCGTGGGAGTTCGCCAAGGAGAACGGCATCGACCTTGTGACTGTCCTCCCGTCGTTCGTGATCGGGCCCAGTTTGTCCCACGAGCTATGCGTTACCGCTTCAGACGTCCTAGGCCTATTCCAAG GCGACACGGCAAGGTTCAGCTCGTACGGAAGAATGGGATACGTCCACATCGACGACGTTGCGAGCAGCCACATCCTGGTGTACGAGGCCCCCCAGGCCGCCGGGAGGTACCTGTGCAGCTCAGTGGTGCTGGACAACGACGAGCTGGTCTCCTCGCTCGCGAAACGCTACCCGATATTCCCCATACCCCGGAG GCTGAACAGCCCCTACGGCAAGCAGTCGTACCAGCTGAACACGTCGAAGCTGCAGGGGCTGGGCTTCAAGTTCAGAGGGGTGCAGGAGATGTTCGACGACTGCGTACAGTCGCTCAAAGACCAGGGACACCTGCTGGAGTGCCCCCTGTGA
- the LOC100304293 gene encoding uncharacterized protein isoform X1 — protein MERESRSRVLSETASCAGTPRSVQSTCSLQRRYSSRSILKPHDGALDMSPRFSYCKPAADREKMFNRRHSLNLPEQLPGHYSRKATERTQKASSKSVADLVGEIAALEQEVIRKELHLLALYRRAFDQYVSESCSFTSEQQVDQEFLKSIDEGALRLRDIKRSAAFDLPTTTISGSEEQEEAPPEAKAGARHSSLVNFLSASISEYVPKISCKLSEDILGCIAAVYCKLSGAEGECCVASPSPSVSSWSTFSPRRRNDSWSPRSRCNNFDSWSPRPCGVEKESGEQSPGVMMVVVPRIRVDADTFEYASKMLETTRSLIQRLEKVDPVKMTHEEQLCFWINIHNALVMHAFLAYGLHDKRMKSTDMILKAAYNVGGQSVNAQTIQNSILGCRQSHRPSLWVRALFTPAKRSAARHPYALQHPEPVAHFALSTGAFSDPPVRLYTAKKIQQQLEAARTEFIRGSVAVRKQALLLPKVLHCYARDAALELRHLVELVCETLSDAQQKQLQLGLRRRAVDKCVEWMPYKSSFRYVVHRDLADD, from the exons ATGGAGAGGGAGTCGAGGTCAAGGGTGCTCTCGGAGACGGCGTCCTGCGCCGGCACGCCGAGGTCGGTTCAGTCGACTTGCAGTCTCCAGCGCCGGTACTCTTCACGGAG CATTCTGAAGCCACatgatggcgcactggacatgtcgCCACGGTTCTCCTACTGCAAGCCT GCCGCCGACAGAGAGAAGATGTTCAACAGAAGACACTCCCTGAATTTACCAGAGCAATTGCCAGGTCATTACTCCAGAAAAGCAACAGAACGGACCCAAAAGGCTAGCTCAAAG TCTGTTGCAGATTTGGTTGGGGAGATCGCAGCGCTCGAGCAGGAAGTCATACGCAAGGAACTGCACCTGCTCGCTCTCTACAGAAGAGCGTTTGATCAATACGTATCTGAATCCTGCAGCTTCACAAGCGAG CAGCAGGTGGACCAAGAATTTCTGAAAAGCATCGACGAGGGCGCGCTACGTCTGAGGGACATAAAGCGCTCCGCGGCGTTCGACCTGCCGACGACGACCATCTCAGGCTCT GAGGAGCAGGAGGAGGCACCACCAGAGGCAAAGGCAGGCGCGAGGCATTCCAGCCTCGTCAACTTCCTGAGCGCCTCCATCTCGGAGTACGTGCCCAAGATCTCGTGCAAGCTGTCGGAGGACATCCTGGGCTGCATCGCCGCCGTCTACTGCAAGCTCTCGGGCGCGGAGGGGGAGTGCTGCGTGGCTTCGCCGAGCCCTTCGGTCTCGTCTTGGAGCACCTTCTCTCCGAGGCGCCGGAACGATAGCTGGAGCCCTCGGTCTCGGTGCAACAACTTCGATAGCTGGAGCCCGCGGCCGTGTGGAGTCGAGAAGGAGAGCGGTGAGCAGAGCCCAGGCGTGATGATGGTCGTCGTTCCGAGGATACGCGTCGACGCTGACACGTTTGAGTACGCGTCGAAGATGCTCGAGACTACCAG GTCTCTGATACAGCGCCTGGAGAAAGTCGACCCGGTGAAGATGACGCACGAGGAGCAGCTCTGCTTTTGGATCAATATCCACAATGCTCTGGTCATGCAT GCTTTTCTGGCCTATGGTCTGCACGACAAGCGCATGAAGAGCACGGACATGATTCTGAAG GCTGCGTATAATGTTGGCGGCCAATCAGTAAATGCGCAGACTATTCAGAACTCGATTCTTGGATGCCGCCAGTCCCACCGTCCATCATTG TGGGTCCGCGCGCTGTTCACGCCGGCGAAAAGATCCGCGGCGAGGCACCCGTATGCGCTCCAGCACCCAGAACCCGTTGCGCATTTCGCGCTGTCGACCGGAGCGTTTTCGGACCCACCT GTGCGGCTGTACACGGCGAAGAAGATACAGCAGCAGCTGGAGGCGGCGCGGACGGAGTTCATCCGGGGCAGCGTGGCGGTGCGGAAGCAGGCGCTGCTGCTGCCCAAGGTGCTGCACTGCTACGCCCGGGACGCCGCGCTGGAGCTGCGGCACCTGGTGGAGCTGGTGTGCGAGACCTTGTCGGACGCGCAGCAGAAGCAGCTGCAGCTCGGCCTCCGGCGGAGGGCCGTCGACAAGTGCGTCGAGTGGATGCCGTACAAGTCGTCCTTCAGATACGTTGTACATAGGGATCTGGCTGACGACTAG
- the LOC542650 gene encoding dihydroflavanoid reductase-like 1, protein MVTSSKGKVCVTGASGFVASWLIKRLLESGYHVVGTVRDPGNHQKTAHLWKLPGAKERLQIVRADLLEEGSFDSAVMACEGVFHTASPVLAKPDSTSKEETLVPAVNGTLNVLRSCKKNPFLKRVVLTSSSSAVRIRDDGQSSSNISLDETAWSSVPLCEKMHLWYALAKVFAEKAAWEFAKENGIDLVTVLPSFVIGPSLSHELCVTASDVLGLFQGDTARFSSYGRMGYVHIDDVASSHILVYEAPQAAGRYLCSSVVLDNDELVSSLAKRYPIFPIPRRLNSPYGKQSYQLNTSKLQGLGFKFRGVQEMFDDCVQSLKDQGHLLECPL, encoded by the exons ATGGTGACCTCAAGCAAGGGCAAGGTATGTGTAACCGGGGCCTCAGGCTTTGTTGCCTCTTGGCTTATCAAACGGCTCCTCGAGTCTGGATATCATGTGGTAGGGACTGTCAGGGACCCAG GAAATCACCAAAAAACAGCCCACCTTTGGAAATTACCTGGCGCTAAAGAGAGGCTGCAAATCGTGCGAGCTGATCTGTTGGAAGAAGGGAGCTTCGACAGCGCCGTGATGGCCTGTGAGGGTGTATTCCACACTGCATCCCCCGTCCTCGCTAAACCAGACTCTACTAGCAAG GAGGAAACGCTCGTTCCTGCGGTGAACGGTACTCTGAACGTGCTGAGATCGTGCAAGAAGAACCCCTTCCTGAAAAGGGTCGTCCTTACGTCTTCGTCGTCTGCGGTGAGGATCAGGGACGACGGCCAGTCCAGCAGTAACATCTCGCTGGACGAAACGGCATGGAGCTCCGTGCCACTCTGCGAGAAGATGCAT CTATGGTATGCCCTAGCCAAGGTATTTGCAGAGAAAGCGGCGTGGGAGTTCGCCAAGGAGAACGGCATCGACCTTGTGACTGTCCTCCCGTCGTTCGTGATCGGGCCCAGTTTGTCCCACGAGCTATGCGTTACCGCTTCAGACGTCCTAGGCCTATTCCAAG GCGACACGGCAAGGTTCAGCTCGTACGGAAGAATGGGATACGTCCACATCGACGACGTTGCGAGCAGCCACATCCTGGTGTACGAGGCCCCCCAGGCCGCCGGGAGGTACCTGTGCAGCTCAGTGGTGCTGGACAACGACGAGCTGGTCTCCTCGCTCGCGAAACGCTACCCGATATTCCCCATACCCCGGAG GCTGAACAGCCCCTACGGCAAGCAGTCGTACCAGCTGAACACGTCGAAGCTGCAGGGGCTGGGCTTCAAGTTCAGAGGGGTGCAGGAGATGTTCGACGACTGCGTACAGTCGCTCAAAGACCAGGGACACCTGCTGGAGTGCCCCCTGTGA
- the LOC100304293 gene encoding uncharacterized protein isoform X2 has protein sequence MERESRSRVLSETASCAGTPRSVQSTCSLQRRYSSRSILKPHDGALDMSPRFSYCKPAADREKMFNRRHSLNLPEQLPGHYSRKATERTQKASSKSVADLVGEIAALEQEVIRKELHLLALYRRAFDQYVSESCSFTSEVDQEFLKSIDEGALRLRDIKRSAAFDLPTTTISGSEEQEEAPPEAKAGARHSSLVNFLSASISEYVPKISCKLSEDILGCIAAVYCKLSGAEGECCVASPSPSVSSWSTFSPRRRNDSWSPRSRCNNFDSWSPRPCGVEKESGEQSPGVMMVVVPRIRVDADTFEYASKMLETTRSLIQRLEKVDPVKMTHEEQLCFWINIHNALVMHAFLAYGLHDKRMKSTDMILKAAYNVGGQSVNAQTIQNSILGCRQSHRPSLWVRALFTPAKRSAARHPYALQHPEPVAHFALSTGAFSDPPVRLYTAKKIQQQLEAARTEFIRGSVAVRKQALLLPKVLHCYARDAALELRHLVELVCETLSDAQQKQLQLGLRRRAVDKCVEWMPYKSSFRYVVHRDLADD, from the exons ATGGAGAGGGAGTCGAGGTCAAGGGTGCTCTCGGAGACGGCGTCCTGCGCCGGCACGCCGAGGTCGGTTCAGTCGACTTGCAGTCTCCAGCGCCGGTACTCTTCACGGAG CATTCTGAAGCCACatgatggcgcactggacatgtcgCCACGGTTCTCCTACTGCAAGCCT GCCGCCGACAGAGAGAAGATGTTCAACAGAAGACACTCCCTGAATTTACCAGAGCAATTGCCAGGTCATTACTCCAGAAAAGCAACAGAACGGACCCAAAAGGCTAGCTCAAAG TCTGTTGCAGATTTGGTTGGGGAGATCGCAGCGCTCGAGCAGGAAGTCATACGCAAGGAACTGCACCTGCTCGCTCTCTACAGAAGAGCGTTTGATCAATACGTATCTGAATCCTGCAGCTTCACAAGCGAG GTGGACCAAGAATTTCTGAAAAGCATCGACGAGGGCGCGCTACGTCTGAGGGACATAAAGCGCTCCGCGGCGTTCGACCTGCCGACGACGACCATCTCAGGCTCT GAGGAGCAGGAGGAGGCACCACCAGAGGCAAAGGCAGGCGCGAGGCATTCCAGCCTCGTCAACTTCCTGAGCGCCTCCATCTCGGAGTACGTGCCCAAGATCTCGTGCAAGCTGTCGGAGGACATCCTGGGCTGCATCGCCGCCGTCTACTGCAAGCTCTCGGGCGCGGAGGGGGAGTGCTGCGTGGCTTCGCCGAGCCCTTCGGTCTCGTCTTGGAGCACCTTCTCTCCGAGGCGCCGGAACGATAGCTGGAGCCCTCGGTCTCGGTGCAACAACTTCGATAGCTGGAGCCCGCGGCCGTGTGGAGTCGAGAAGGAGAGCGGTGAGCAGAGCCCAGGCGTGATGATGGTCGTCGTTCCGAGGATACGCGTCGACGCTGACACGTTTGAGTACGCGTCGAAGATGCTCGAGACTACCAG GTCTCTGATACAGCGCCTGGAGAAAGTCGACCCGGTGAAGATGACGCACGAGGAGCAGCTCTGCTTTTGGATCAATATCCACAATGCTCTGGTCATGCAT GCTTTTCTGGCCTATGGTCTGCACGACAAGCGCATGAAGAGCACGGACATGATTCTGAAG GCTGCGTATAATGTTGGCGGCCAATCAGTAAATGCGCAGACTATTCAGAACTCGATTCTTGGATGCCGCCAGTCCCACCGTCCATCATTG TGGGTCCGCGCGCTGTTCACGCCGGCGAAAAGATCCGCGGCGAGGCACCCGTATGCGCTCCAGCACCCAGAACCCGTTGCGCATTTCGCGCTGTCGACCGGAGCGTTTTCGGACCCACCT GTGCGGCTGTACACGGCGAAGAAGATACAGCAGCAGCTGGAGGCGGCGCGGACGGAGTTCATCCGGGGCAGCGTGGCGGTGCGGAAGCAGGCGCTGCTGCTGCCCAAGGTGCTGCACTGCTACGCCCGGGACGCCGCGCTGGAGCTGCGGCACCTGGTGGAGCTGGTGTGCGAGACCTTGTCGGACGCGCAGCAGAAGCAGCTGCAGCTCGGCCTCCGGCGGAGGGCCGTCGACAAGTGCGTCGAGTGGATGCCGTACAAGTCGTCCTTCAGATACGTTGTACATAGGGATCTGGCTGACGACTAG
- the LOC100304293 gene encoding uncharacterized protein LOC100304293 has translation MERESRSRVLSETASCAGTPRSVQSTCSLQRRYSSRSILKPHDGALDMSPRFSYCKPAADREKMFNRRHSLNLPEQLPGHYSRKATERTQKASSKSVADLVGEIAALEQEVIRKELHLLALYRRAFDQYVSESCSFTSEQVDQEFLKSIDEGALRLRDIKRSAAFDLPTTTISGSEEQEEAPPEAKAGARHSSLVNFLSASISEYVPKISCKLSEDILGCIAAVYCKLSGAEGECCVASPSPSVSSWSTFSPRRRNDSWSPRSRCNNFDSWSPRPCGVEKESGEQSPGVMMVVVPRIRVDADTFEYASKMLETTRSLIQRLEKVDPVKMTHEEQLCFWINIHNALVMHAFLAYGLHDKRMKSTDMILKAAYNVGGQSVNAQTIQNSILGCRQSHRPSLWVRALFTPAKRSAARHPYALQHPEPVAHFALSTGAFSDPPVRLYTAKKIQQQLEAARTEFIRGSVAVRKQALLLPKVLHCYARDAALELRHLVELVCETLSDAQQKQLQLGLRRRAVDKCVEWMPYKSSFRYVVHRDLADD, from the exons ATGGAGAGGGAGTCGAGGTCAAGGGTGCTCTCGGAGACGGCGTCCTGCGCCGGCACGCCGAGGTCGGTTCAGTCGACTTGCAGTCTCCAGCGCCGGTACTCTTCACGGAG CATTCTGAAGCCACatgatggcgcactggacatgtcgCCACGGTTCTCCTACTGCAAGCCT GCCGCCGACAGAGAGAAGATGTTCAACAGAAGACACTCCCTGAATTTACCAGAGCAATTGCCAGGTCATTACTCCAGAAAAGCAACAGAACGGACCCAAAAGGCTAGCTCAAAG TCTGTTGCAGATTTGGTTGGGGAGATCGCAGCGCTCGAGCAGGAAGTCATACGCAAGGAACTGCACCTGCTCGCTCTCTACAGAAGAGCGTTTGATCAATACGTATCTGAATCCTGCAGCTTCACAAGCGAG CAGGTGGACCAAGAATTTCTGAAAAGCATCGACGAGGGCGCGCTACGTCTGAGGGACATAAAGCGCTCCGCGGCGTTCGACCTGCCGACGACGACCATCTCAGGCTCT GAGGAGCAGGAGGAGGCACCACCAGAGGCAAAGGCAGGCGCGAGGCATTCCAGCCTCGTCAACTTCCTGAGCGCCTCCATCTCGGAGTACGTGCCCAAGATCTCGTGCAAGCTGTCGGAGGACATCCTGGGCTGCATCGCCGCCGTCTACTGCAAGCTCTCGGGCGCGGAGGGGGAGTGCTGCGTGGCTTCGCCGAGCCCTTCGGTCTCGTCTTGGAGCACCTTCTCTCCGAGGCGCCGGAACGATAGCTGGAGCCCTCGGTCTCGGTGCAACAACTTCGATAGCTGGAGCCCGCGGCCGTGTGGAGTCGAGAAGGAGAGCGGTGAGCAGAGCCCAGGCGTGATGATGGTCGTCGTTCCGAGGATACGCGTCGACGCTGACACGTTTGAGTACGCGTCGAAGATGCTCGAGACTACCAG GTCTCTGATACAGCGCCTGGAGAAAGTCGACCCGGTGAAGATGACGCACGAGGAGCAGCTCTGCTTTTGGATCAATATCCACAATGCTCTGGTCATGCAT GCTTTTCTGGCCTATGGTCTGCACGACAAGCGCATGAAGAGCACGGACATGATTCTGAAG GCTGCGTATAATGTTGGCGGCCAATCAGTAAATGCGCAGACTATTCAGAACTCGATTCTTGGATGCCGCCAGTCCCACCGTCCATCATTG TGGGTCCGCGCGCTGTTCACGCCGGCGAAAAGATCCGCGGCGAGGCACCCGTATGCGCTCCAGCACCCAGAACCCGTTGCGCATTTCGCGCTGTCGACCGGAGCGTTTTCGGACCCACCT GTGCGGCTGTACACGGCGAAGAAGATACAGCAGCAGCTGGAGGCGGCGCGGACGGAGTTCATCCGGGGCAGCGTGGCGGTGCGGAAGCAGGCGCTGCTGCTGCCCAAGGTGCTGCACTGCTACGCCCGGGACGCCGCGCTGGAGCTGCGGCACCTGGTGGAGCTGGTGTGCGAGACCTTGTCGGACGCGCAGCAGAAGCAGCTGCAGCTCGGCCTCCGGCGGAGGGCCGTCGACAAGTGCGTCGAGTGGATGCCGTACAAGTCGTCCTTCAGATACGTTGTACATAGGGATCTGGCTGACGACTAG